A part of Haliotis asinina isolate JCU_RB_2024 chromosome 10, JCU_Hal_asi_v2, whole genome shotgun sequence genomic DNA contains:
- the LOC137298132 gene encoding angio-associated migratory cell protein-like has translation MSNQNIDEFDEEDFESFALNLEDVVNVIDLDDNDPHPDSDGDANDGMEVDGEGAASSGVIADVDDAGVVFKEHKDSVFCVRVDPITCTLAVTGGQDDKAIVWNIETGQVVFECTGHKDSVTSVGWSHDSVYVATADLGGLIKVWKVESKEEVWSFEAGDVEWLQWHHGAHVLLVGTVDGQVWMWKIPGGDCKTFSGHGPGALSGVVMPDGKRAGVGYEDGVIKIWDLKTGDCQHTIAGNDGHNSSVLSLHNSKDNSLLMSGSTDMTAKLINATTGKVISTYDCSSHRIGSGDDENSVESVGLSGVVNYAATGTLGGVMSIWDLSTQVVRHQCVHGDGIVKLKWDETSPLVYTASLDGVVRMWDARSGKEETRWTGHSAAILDFDITEDGDKLLTVCEDHTARVFSIKSPDG, from the exons ATGAGTAACCAGAATATTGACGAATTTGACGAAGAGGATTTTGAAAGCTTCGCTTTAAATCTTGAAGATGTTGTCAACGTAATTGATCTGGATGATAATGATCCACACCCAGATTCAGACG GTGATGCTAATGATGGAATGGAGGTGGATGGAGAAGGTGCAGCTTCCAGTGGTGTAattgctgatgttgatgatgctggTGTTGTTTTCAAGGAGCACAAAg ATTCTGTGTTCTGTGTGAGAGTTGACCCAATAACTTGTACACTGGCTGTGACTGGAGGACAAGATGATAAGGCTATAGTGTGGAACATCGAAACAGGCCAAGTCGTGTTTGAATGTACAG GGCACAAGGATTCTGTCACTAGTGTTGGCTGGAGTCATGACAGTGTGTATGTGGCAACTGCAGACCTCGGTGGGCTGATCAAGGTGTGGAAGGTGGAATCTAAGGAGGAGGTGTGGTCATTTGAGGCAGGAGATGTTGAA TGGTTGCAGTGGCACCATGGCGCCCATGTCCTCCTGGTGGGCACCGTGGATGGGCAGGTGTGGATGTGGAAGATACCAGGTGGCGACTGCAAGACATTCAGCGGCCATGGTCCGGGAGCTCTCAGTGGCGTTGTCATGCCAGACG gTAAGCGAGCTGGTGTTGGATATGAAGATGGAGTAATCAAGATATGGGATCTGAAGACAGGAGACTGTCAGCACACTATAGCAG GTAACGATGGCCACAACTCATCTGTGCTGTCACTACATAACAGCAAAGACAACTCCCTCCTAATGAGCGGCTCCACCGACATGACAGCTAAACTTATCAATGCAACAACAGGAAAG GTGATATCTACCTATGACTGCTCTAGTCATCGTATTGGATCAGGTGATGATGAAAATTCAGTGGAAAGTGTTGGGTTGTCTGGTGT GGTGAACTATGCAGCAACAGGAACACTAGGTGGAGTGATGAGCATCTGGGATCTCTCCACGCAAGTTGTCAGACACCAGTGTGTCCATGGT GATGGTATTGTGAAGCTGAAGTGGGACGAAACATCCCCACTGGTGTACACAGCAAGTCTTGACGGAGTCGTGAGAATGTGGGATGCTCGCAGCGGCAAGGAGGAGACTCGCTGGACGGGGCACTCAGCTGCCATACTGGACTTTGATATCACAGA GGATGGCGACAAGTTGTTGACAGTTTGTGAAGACCATACAGCAAGAGTGTTCTCAATCAAGTCACCAGATGGATAG